A stretch of the Saprospiraceae bacterium genome encodes the following:
- a CDS encoding anhydro-N-acetylmuramic acid kinase codes for MKFPSLTVIGLMSGTSMDGLDIVCVEFTYTNRLNYRVIASQTLAYTSEWKSKLSNAFHLNESLLTLLDLEYGIWLGTMVNEFIKTKNLSAHLIASHGHTVFHQPKNKISLQIGNGQKLFDQTKIPVVNNFRQQDVMLGGQGAPLVPMGDELLFSEFNYCLNLGGFSNISWNHSKQRRACDLSPCNILLNAICQRIQINFDDQGLLASKGNILNELLTKWNAIPFYTQAPPKSLGREWFELNFLSDIQNTNYKVEDLLATSVQHISFQINQFIHNTQLENSATNTPSKEISCLVTGGGAYNQYLMKQLQENSLNGLNYVLPKNELIDFKEAILFALLGYLRWNNEINVLASVTGATKDHCSGDVYTN; via the coding sequence TTGAAATTTCCAAGTCTAACTGTCATCGGACTTATGTCTGGCACTTCAATGGATGGATTGGATATAGTCTGCGTAGAATTTACTTATACAAATCGTTTAAATTACCGTGTAATTGCAAGTCAAACCCTTGCATACACATCCGAGTGGAAATCCAAACTCTCAAATGCTTTTCACCTCAATGAATCCCTGCTCACTCTATTAGATTTAGAATACGGAATCTGGCTTGGAACCATGGTAAATGAATTTATTAAAACAAAAAATCTATCAGCCCATTTGATTGCATCCCATGGACATACAGTGTTTCACCAACCAAAAAACAAAATCAGTTTACAAATCGGAAATGGGCAAAAGTTATTTGATCAAACCAAGATACCGGTAGTAAATAATTTCAGACAACAAGATGTGATGTTGGGCGGACAAGGTGCACCATTGGTTCCAATGGGAGATGAACTCCTTTTTTCTGAATTTAATTATTGTTTAAACCTTGGTGGCTTTTCAAATATCTCATGGAATCATTCCAAACAACGAAGAGCCTGTGATTTGAGTCCATGTAATATTCTTTTAAATGCAATTTGCCAACGCATTCAAATAAACTTTGACGATCAGGGATTGCTGGCGTCTAAAGGAAACATACTTAACGAACTGCTTACCAAATGGAATGCCATTCCATTTTACACGCAAGCTCCTCCCAAAAGCTTAGGACGTGAGTGGTTTGAACTAAATTTTTTATCTGATATTCAAAATACCAATTACAAGGTAGAAGATTTGTTAGCTACATCTGTTCAACACATTAGTTTTCAGATTAATCAATTCATCCATAACACTCAACTGGAAAATTCAGCAACAAATACACCTTCTAAAGAAATAAGCTGTTTGGTTACCGGAGGTGGAGCCTACAACCAGTATTTGATGAAACAATTACAAGAAAATTCATTAAACGGGTTGAACTATGTACTCCCAAAAAACGAATTGATTGATTTTAAAGAAGCCATTTTGTTTGCACTGCTTGGCTATCTCCGTTGGAACAATGAAATCAATGTATTAGCTTCGGTAACAGGCGCCACTAAAGATCATTGCAGTGGGGATGTTTATACCAATTGA
- a CDS encoding tetratricopeptide repeat protein translates to MQETAFDFKRDVVDLSFEKPVLIDFWAEWCGPCKILAPVLEALEQEDKGKWALVKINTETEPEIAAYFKIQSIPNCKLVYEGKLVGEFTGAESKANVQKWLTAQFQKLNLPEIIDAQSDDFETLIQDSNQFPDQQLIPKLELFLLGNPDHEEAQLLLTKHEIFFNPEHAIQRLHAKKDLKEYADHFEDLHAISTWVQLNPKVQHPLQNAKKELFSNNLAGCIEQIIEGLQKDPKFENELCRRAGIALFHFLGKQHPVTREYRKLFDMNIY, encoded by the coding sequence ATGCAGGAAACAGCCTTTGATTTTAAGCGCGATGTCGTCGATCTCAGTTTTGAAAAGCCCGTTTTGATTGATTTTTGGGCAGAATGGTGCGGTCCCTGCAAAATATTAGCTCCGGTTTTAGAAGCGCTGGAACAAGAAGACAAGGGTAAATGGGCATTGGTTAAAATAAATACAGAAACAGAACCGGAAATTGCTGCTTATTTTAAAATCCAGAGTATTCCCAATTGTAAATTGGTCTATGAAGGTAAACTGGTTGGTGAATTTACCGGGGCAGAATCTAAAGCCAATGTTCAAAAATGGCTCACTGCTCAATTTCAAAAATTAAATTTACCTGAAATCATTGATGCACAAAGTGATGATTTTGAAACGCTGATTCAGGATTCAAATCAGTTTCCCGATCAGCAATTAATTCCTAAACTTGAGCTCTTCTTATTGGGAAATCCAGATCATGAAGAAGCTCAATTACTGCTAACAAAACATGAAATCTTTTTTAATCCGGAACATGCAATTCAAAGATTGCATGCAAAAAAGGATTTAAAAGAGTATGCAGATCATTTTGAAGATTTACATGCCATTTCCACTTGGGTTCAGTTAAATCCTAAAGTACAACACCCTTTGCAAAACGCTAAAAAAGAATTATTCTCTAATAATCTCGCCGGATGTATCGAACAAATTATTGAGGGTTTACAAAAAGATCCGAAATTCGAAAATGAATTATGCCGCAGAGCTGGAATTGCCTTATTTCATTTTTTAGGAAAACAACATCCGGTCACCAGGGAATACCGGAAACTTTTTGATATGAACATTTATTAA
- the fabG gene encoding 3-oxoacyl-[acyl-carrier-protein] reductase, whose protein sequence is MCKVPGKISLVTGGSRGIGAAIAEKLAKNGSHVAITYVSSPDKAQEVVQRCEAFGVKAKAYQSNAAIYAEAEQLIQQVISDFGGLDVLVNNAGITKDNLILRMTEEQWDQVITTNLKSCFNLTKHVAKQMMKSRSGSIINISSVVGEFGNAGQSNYAASKAGMIGFTKSMAKELASRNIRCNAIAPGFIETEMTHVLDEKTKELFLKNIPLGRLARPEEVADVVTFLASEQSSYVTGQVISVCGGLNI, encoded by the coding sequence ATGTGTAAAGTTCCGGGAAAAATAAGTTTAGTAACAGGAGGAAGCCGTGGCATTGGCGCAGCCATTGCAGAAAAATTAGCTAAAAACGGTTCACATGTTGCCATCACCTATGTATCATCTCCTGATAAAGCACAGGAAGTCGTTCAACGTTGTGAAGCCTTTGGTGTAAAAGCCAAAGCATATCAATCCAATGCAGCCATTTATGCAGAAGCTGAGCAATTGATTCAACAAGTTATATCAGATTTTGGCGGACTGGATGTTCTGGTAAACAATGCAGGCATAACCAAAGACAATTTAATCTTAAGAATGACTGAAGAACAATGGGACCAGGTAATTACCACCAATTTAAAATCTTGTTTTAACCTTACCAAACACGTAGCCAAACAAATGATGAAATCACGTAGCGGTTCGATTATTAATATCTCTTCTGTTGTTGGTGAATTTGGAAATGCAGGTCAATCCAATTATGCTGCTTCTAAAGCCGGTATGATTGGATTCACAAAATCCATGGCTAAAGAATTGGCATCGCGCAACATTCGATGCAATGCCATTGCTCCAGGATTCATCGAAACTGAAATGACTCATGTGCTGGATGAAAAAACCAAAGAACTCTTTCTTAAGAATATTCCCTTAGGCAGACTGGCACGTCCAGAAGAGGTCGCTGATGTTGTTACCTTTCTGGCTTCCGAACAATCGAGTTACGTAACCGGTCAAGTGATCAGTGTGTGCGGTGGGTTGAATATTTAA
- a CDS encoding DUF2442 domain-containing protein, with the protein MSIFWIVKAEYKSAFKIKLVFNDDTEGVVDLSNSLIGPMYEPLKDLAYFKKFNLNSWTIAWPNGADFKPEYLYNLASHTQLV; encoded by the coding sequence ATGAGCATCTTTTGGATTGTAAAAGCAGAATATAAATCTGCCTTCAAAATTAAACTGGTTTTCAATGATGATACAGAAGGAGTCGTTGATTTAAGTAATTCGTTGATAGGTCCTATGTATGAACCATTAAAGGATTTGGCTTATTTTAAAAAATTCAATTTGAATAGTTGGACTATCGCATGGCCAAATGGAGCAGATTTTAAACCTGAATATTTGTACAATTTGGCAAGCCACACTCAATTGGTATAA
- a CDS encoding antibiotic biosynthesis monooxygenase: MILRIVKMSFHENQLQEFIAIFNEAAPLIRQSKGCIELSLLQEDRNPSILATLSKWNSVNDLELYRQSELFKTTWAKTKILFNAKPEALSFLEIAHVQ, encoded by the coding sequence ATGATTCTTCGAATCGTCAAAATGTCATTTCATGAAAATCAATTGCAAGAATTTATTGCAATTTTTAACGAGGCTGCACCGCTCATTCGTCAAAGTAAGGGTTGTATTGAATTATCTTTATTGCAAGAAGATCGCAATCCATCTATTCTAGCAACACTTAGCAAATGGAATTCTGTAAACGACCTTGAATTGTACCGACAATCTGAATTATTTAAAACGACCTGGGCTAAAACAAAAATTTTATTTAATGCAAAACCAGAAGCTTTGAGTTTTTTAGAAATTGCACATGTACAATGA
- a CDS encoding PhoH family protein, with protein MSQSEIILTVENVDPVALFGENNNKLNLIRKSFPETTITSRGSLLKIIGKKKDTQAIKEKVEWMVKLLKERKELSLQTVEELLLGENPFQQVATPQESKMVLVHGREGRVIYAKTKNQQLLVEASSQNDVVFAIGPAGTGKTYTAVALAVRALKNKEVKKIILTRPAVEAGESLGFLPGDLKEKIDPYLRPLYDALDDMIPAERLQHFMETRVIEIAPLAFMRGRTLDHAFIILDEAQNCTPLQIKMFLTRLGPSAKCIITGDLSQIDLPYNQISGLRQATRLLQNIYGITSIFLTREDVVRHRLVKDILKAYEKSDKANRRSDEEE; from the coding sequence TTGTCACAAAGTGAAATCATCCTAACCGTCGAAAATGTCGATCCGGTTGCCTTGTTTGGAGAAAACAACAATAAACTCAACCTCATTCGAAAATCCTTTCCTGAAACCACCATTACGTCCCGGGGTTCCTTGTTAAAAATCATCGGTAAGAAAAAAGATACCCAGGCTATTAAGGAAAAAGTTGAATGGATGGTTAAGCTTTTAAAAGAGCGCAAAGAACTTAGTTTACAGACCGTTGAAGAATTGCTTCTGGGTGAAAATCCTTTTCAACAAGTCGCCACACCCCAGGAAAGTAAAATGGTGTTGGTTCATGGACGCGAAGGACGCGTCATCTATGCAAAAACAAAAAACCAACAACTCCTCGTTGAAGCCAGTTCGCAAAACGATGTTGTCTTTGCCATAGGCCCTGCCGGTACCGGTAAAACTTACACAGCCGTTGCTCTTGCTGTACGTGCACTTAAAAATAAGGAAGTTAAAAAAATTATTTTAACACGTCCTGCAGTAGAGGCAGGCGAAAGTTTAGGATTTTTACCTGGAGATCTCAAAGAAAAAATAGATCCCTACCTGCGTCCACTCTATGATGCATTGGATGATATGATCCCTGCTGAGCGACTCCAACACTTTATGGAAACCCGTGTTATTGAAATTGCCCCTTTGGCTTTTATGCGTGGACGAACCCTCGATCATGCTTTTATCATTTTGGATGAAGCCCAGAATTGTACTCCTTTGCAGATAAAGATGTTTCTGACTCGTTTAGGGCCATCAGCTAAATGCATCATTACAGGTGATTTATCTCAGATTGATTTACCATACAACCAAATTTCAGGATTGCGTCAGGCAACCCGGTTGCTTCAAAATATTTACGGCATCACCAGCATTTTTCTAACTCGCGAAGATGTAGTTCGACATCGTTTGGTCAAGGATATTTTAAAAGCTTATGAAAAATCTGACAAAGCAAATCGCAGATCTGATGAAGAAGAATAA
- the trmB gene encoding tRNA (guanosine(46)-N7)-methyltransferase TrmB: protein MSKRNKLLKFSENLSFPNVFENFSFKEVQLYQNVNQKVDFKSCWNSNYFKRNRPLVLELACGGGEYCIGMAQLDPERNYIGIDIKGARIWRGAKNSIQKNLSNIAFVRTKIELISNFFGSEEVDEIWITFPDPFLKNSKSIKRLTSDLFLDIYQKILKPNAKLHLKTDDQTLYEFTLEVLKNREDYKIIEHFNDIYKLPEIPAILQLKTHYELKHLEDGRLIKYIQFQNIKK, encoded by the coding sequence ATGAGCAAGCGCAACAAGCTGTTAAAATTTTCTGAGAATTTATCTTTTCCCAATGTATTTGAAAATTTCAGTTTCAAAGAGGTGCAATTATACCAGAATGTCAATCAAAAAGTTGATTTTAAATCTTGCTGGAATTCAAATTATTTTAAGCGGAACCGGCCCCTTGTATTGGAGTTGGCATGTGGTGGAGGAGAATATTGTATTGGAATGGCACAGCTGGATCCTGAACGAAATTATATAGGTATCGATATCAAAGGAGCGCGTATTTGGCGTGGTGCTAAGAATTCAATTCAAAAAAATCTTTCTAATATTGCTTTTGTACGAACTAAAATTGAATTGATTTCTAATTTTTTTGGATCTGAGGAAGTAGATGAAATCTGGATTACCTTTCCAGACCCGTTTTTGAAAAATAGTAAATCTATAAAAAGATTGACTTCCGATTTATTTCTTGATATCTATCAGAAAATATTGAAACCCAATGCTAAGCTTCATTTGAAAACAGATGATCAAACTTTGTACGAATTTACTTTGGAGGTATTGAAAAACCGCGAGGATTATAAAATTATAGAACATTTTAATGATATTTATAAGTTGCCAGAAATTCCGGCTATTCTGCAGCTTAAAACACATTATGAATTGAAACACCTGGAAGATGGCCGGCTTATAAAATACATTCAATTTCAAAATATTAAAAAATAA